In a genomic window of Flavobacterium lipolyticum:
- a CDS encoding YARHG domain-containing protein, which yields MKKLFCLLLSILLFSCNSKEKKTTKDITKDLPKEIRTDLYGSYVGDFTILERDTSKPAKENYINKINIVIKRITSSKVTGQSIVAGNSRPLTGTMTTKGSTVHFILKEPGDDKNDGVFDFEIKNDTLLTGIWVANNPKKEVSKRKFELIKKEFKYDPNVMLPKDGMYIDYENPREEQVTDLEVEEGKEAETYIEAVFRAASESIMTINSSTQKLKESDLKNLKKIDLEILRNTIFARHGLTFKTKTVRQFFDSVEWYIPVSDNVNNELTTTEKENIVLLKRFEKYAEDNYDSFGR from the coding sequence ATGAAAAAACTTTTTTGTCTACTACTATCAATATTACTTTTTTCCTGTAATTCTAAAGAGAAAAAAACGACAAAAGACATTACCAAAGACCTGCCAAAAGAAATTAGAACCGATTTGTATGGTTCTTACGTAGGTGACTTTACTATTTTGGAACGCGATACCAGCAAACCAGCGAAAGAAAATTACATCAACAAAATCAATATTGTAATAAAAAGAATCACATCCTCAAAAGTTACAGGACAAAGTATTGTTGCCGGAAATAGCAGGCCCCTTACCGGTACAATGACTACAAAAGGCAGCACCGTTCATTTTATACTTAAAGAACCTGGTGATGATAAAAATGATGGTGTTTTTGATTTTGAGATCAAAAATGACACTCTTTTAACTGGAATCTGGGTAGCCAATAATCCTAAGAAAGAAGTCTCTAAAAGGAAATTTGAACTTATTAAAAAAGAGTTTAAGTATGATCCTAATGTGATGCTTCCGAAAGACGGGATGTATATTGATTATGAAAACCCAAGAGAAGAACAAGTAACAGATTTAGAGGTTGAAGAGGGAAAAGAAGCTGAAACTTACATAGAAGCGGTATTCAGAGCTGCATCGGAAAGCATTATGACGATAAACTCGTCTACGCAAAAATTAAAAGAATCAGATTTAAAAAATTTAAAGAAAATTGATTTAGAGATTCTAAGAAACACCATTTTCGCAAGACACGGACTGACTTTTAAAACCAAAACAGTTCGTCAGTTTTTTGATAGTGTAGAATGGTATATTCCTGTTTCAGACAACGTAAACAACGAACTAACCACTACTGAAAAAGAAAACATCGTATTGTTAAAACGCTTTGAAAAATATGCCGAAGACAATTATGACTCTTTTGGAAGATAG